Proteins encoded together in one Triticum dicoccoides isolate Atlit2015 ecotype Zavitan chromosome 7B, WEW_v2.0, whole genome shotgun sequence window:
- the LOC119339791 gene encoding uncharacterized protein LOC119339791, whose translation MDRLLKLMGFGWDDDDKMIKAPEDIWAEVIKKDKAIQEYRDKVWPSWIDLQAICASSTASGAGAVSSKGNDGTCTTKSSQIDLNTKVEVHDIDSDEVNASPGVFTKKSTTIEPEKKKSPGNGSKETARGQKWTADDAIIAIDRLADASLSIAEAKKTVAQQTEAYSGSMNISDVPDDELSDSEQVLINNISAVSLFRDVLFTRLFRTPRNTSILTGAQKTIEFLEGHLVRFYEQFRLEKHTFYLLRDALCERKLLKDTNRMTVDEQLLMFLHTIGHNVRNRVIQDRYQHSGEPISRHFNKVLDAINGLRDVCITDSSNQVPSKILGDARFYPYFKNCLGAIDGTHIEAKVRLDKQTPYRNRHGYPSQNVMAVVSFDMTFSYVVAGWEGSASDQAVLRWAVTSGGLVVPEGKFYLVDSGYANTPRFIAPYRGDRYHIASFRESNRRYTGENDLFNHLHAQLRNVVERTFGVLKARFPILSRKGGIPYPYKTQVKIVMACCIIHNFIRKVYHPDELFELYEHGETEQNTDHGDQQVHGQAREDDRVAGERLGIPIRYSCLLPPAPPIQADVGVACTAGVEGRQACLSAIDATTMPNNVILLRESILPHRTPNLHCGTPSRSVAINVAGADCKAVFLPGLFHTVKEAMELIL comes from the exons ATGGACAGACTTCTAAAACTCATGGGATTTGGTTGGGATGACGATGACAAAATGATAAAAGCTCCAGAAGATATTTGGGCAGAAGTAATTAAG AAGGATAAGGCTATCCAAGAATATCGAGATAAGGTGTGGCCTAGTTGGATAGATCTTCAAGCCATATGTGCTAGTTCAACAGCATCTGGAGCTGGTGCTGTATCTAGCAAAGGAAATGATGGTACATGTACGACCAAATCTTCACAAATTGATCTCAATACGAAAGTTGAAGTACATGACATCGATTCTGATGAAGTCAATGCTTCCCCTGGTGTCTTCACCAAGAAGTCAACTACCATTGAGCCAGAAAAAAAGAAGTCCCCTGGAAATGGATCCAAGGAAACTGCAAGAGGACAAAAATGGACAGCCGATGATGCCATAATAGCAATTGATCGCCTTGCAGATGCATCACTTAGCATTGCTGAAGCAAAGAAAACAGTAGCACAACAAACTGAAGCTTACTCG GGATCTATGAACATTTCGGATGTGCCAGATGATGAACTTTCTGATTCCGAGCAAGTGCTTATTAATAACATttctgcagtgtccttgtttcgtgATGTGTTGTTCACAAGGTTATTCAGAACGCCCCGCAACACTTCTATATTAACTGGTGCTCAGAAAACAATAGAGTTTTTAGAGGGACATCTagttagattttatgaacaatttCGTCTTGAGAAGCACACATTCTACTTGTTGCGGGATGCTTTGTGTGAGAGGAAGTTACTCAAGGATACAAATCGAATGACAGTGGACGAACAACTACTCATGTTTCTACATACAATTGGTCACAATGTTAGAAACCGTGTCATCCAAGATAGATATCAGCATTCTGGCGAACCAATCAGCCGACACTTCAACAAAGTTTTAGACGCCATAAATGGTTTGCGTGATGTTTGCATAACAGATTCAAGCAATCAAGTCCCATCAAAAATATTGGGTGACGCAAGATTCTACCCATATTTCAAG AACTGCCTAGGAGCAATTGATGGGACACATATTGAGGCAAAAGTCAGGCTTGATAAGCAAACTCCTTATAGAAACAGACATGGTTATCCGTCTCAAAATGTAATGGCAGTAGTGTCATTTGACATGACATTCTCTTATGTCGTTGCTGGATGGGAGGGTTCTGCATCGGATCAAGCTGTTCTAAGATGGGCTGTGACTAGTGGGGGTTTAGTTGTTCCTGAAG GTAAATTTTACCTTGTTGATTCAGGCTACGCAAATACTCCAAGATTTATTGCCCCGTATCGTGGAGATCGCTATCATATTGCTTCTTTTCGTGAAAGTAATCGGCGATATACTGGTGAGAATGACTTGTTCAACCATCTACATGCACAGTTGCGGAATGTTGTTGAACGAACTTTTGGTGTTCTAAAAGCTCGTTTTCCAATTCTAAGTAGGAAAGGAGGAATTCCTTATCCATACAAAACTCAAGTGAAAATTGTTATGGCTTGTTGCATTATCCACAACTTCATAAGGAAGGTTTATCATCCTGATGAGTTATTCGAGCTTTATGAGCATGGGGAAACAGAACAAAATACTGACCATGGTGATCAACAAGTTCATGGGCAAGCAAGAGAAGATGATAGAGTTGCTGGTGAGAGA CTTGGAATCCCCATCCGCTACAGCTGCCTCCTGCCCCCGGCGCCGCCGATACAGGCTGATGTCGGTGTAGCCTGCACGGCCGGCGTTGAGGGGAGGCAGGCCT GTCTCtcagccatcgacgccaccacgatgccAAACAACGtcatcctcctgcgcgagtccatcctcccacatcgaACCCCGAATCTGCACTGCGGCACGCCGTccagatccgtcgccatcaat GTCGCCGGCGCAGACTGTAAGGCCGTCTTCCTCCCTGGCCTCTTCCACACCGTCAAGGAAGCCATGGAGCTCATCCTTTAG